A section of the Rhizobium sp. SSA_523 genome encodes:
- a CDS encoding thiamine diphosphokinase, whose translation MTSSSFTILLGGNLVLTDRLRALTKGTRSIAADSGMRHAAALHLLPELWVGDFDSSDAALSARYPNVERRTYPATKAATDGEIAVAEAIAKDASRLVLAGALGGERSDHALQHYLNALGLVEDGFEAVLTSGEEEAYPFVADSQLELELPKGALFSVLGFTALEGLTIRNARYPLNDFSLTFGSSRTLSNIAEGPISVSLKRGRAILLARPYDHSGA comes from the coding sequence ATGACCAGCTCTTCCTTCACCATTCTTCTTGGCGGCAATCTTGTCCTGACCGATCGCCTGCGGGCGCTGACGAAGGGAACACGCTCGATTGCCGCCGATAGCGGCATGCGCCATGCCGCCGCCCTTCACCTCTTGCCGGAATTGTGGGTGGGCGATTTCGACAGCAGCGATGCGGCACTCTCGGCCCGCTATCCGAACGTGGAGCGGCGGACCTATCCCGCCACCAAGGCGGCGACGGATGGCGAAATCGCCGTGGCTGAGGCCATTGCCAAGGATGCCTCGCGTCTGGTTCTGGCCGGAGCGCTTGGCGGCGAGCGGTCGGACCATGCGCTGCAGCACTATCTGAACGCGCTCGGCCTGGTGGAGGACGGGTTCGAAGCGGTCCTCACCTCCGGCGAGGAAGAGGCCTATCCTTTCGTGGCGGATAGCCAGCTGGAACTGGAGCTGCCGAAAGGCGCCCTGTTTTCGGTCCTGGGCTTCACGGCCCTGGAGGGGCTGACCATCCGCAATGCCCGTTATCCGCTCAACGATTTCTCACTGACATTCGGCTCGTCCCGCACTCTGTCCAATATTGCGGAAGGGCCGATCTCCGTCTCGCTGAAGCGCGGCCGCGCGATCCTGCTCGCACGCCCCTATGATCATTCCGGAGCCTGA
- a CDS encoding ATP-binding cassette domain-containing protein, with product MTPAPAIQLQTVRLRLGTTDFAYECRIPAGGITAIAGPSGSGKSTLLNLIAGFERPDSGTILIHGEAADHMPPGQRPISLVFQDNNLFAHLDLATNIGLGIDPRLRLTAEQKKAVVQALDRVGLAGYETRKPGTLSGGERQRVALARALVRRRPILLLDEPFAALDPALKRSMADLLLDLHREAASTVLFVTHDIEDVRRLADSVLFIDQGRIVFAGATSRFLGQDAPAAISKFLSSS from the coding sequence ATGACCCCCGCGCCGGCAATCCAGCTCCAGACGGTTCGCCTGAGGCTCGGCACCACCGATTTTGCCTATGAGTGCCGCATTCCGGCAGGCGGGATCACCGCCATTGCCGGCCCTTCAGGCTCCGGCAAATCGACGCTGCTGAACCTGATTGCCGGTTTCGAGAGACCCGACAGCGGCACGATCCTGATCCATGGTGAAGCCGCAGATCACATGCCGCCCGGGCAGCGGCCGATCTCGCTGGTTTTTCAGGATAATAATCTGTTTGCCCATCTCGACCTCGCCACCAATATCGGGCTCGGCATCGATCCGCGCCTGCGCCTGACCGCAGAGCAAAAGAAGGCCGTCGTCCAGGCGCTCGACCGCGTCGGCCTTGCCGGTTATGAGACGCGGAAGCCGGGAACGCTATCGGGCGGCGAGCGGCAGCGGGTCGCGCTGGCCCGCGCTCTGGTGCGCCGGCGCCCTATTCTCCTGCTGGACGAGCCCTTTGCCGCGCTGGATCCGGCCCTCAAACGGTCCATGGCCGATCTTCTGCTGGATCTCCATCGCGAGGCGGCAAGCACCGTGCTCTTCGTTACGCATGACATCGAGGATGTGCGCCGCCTGGCCGACAGTGTCCTCTTCATAGATCAGGGCCGGATCGTCTTTGCCGGCGCCACGAGCCGCTTCCTGGGGCAGGACGCTCCTGCTGCGATCAGCAAATTTCTCAGCTCTTCATAA
- a CDS encoding VWA domain-containing protein — protein sequence MFIPFFLRLKEAKVPVTLREYLDLLAGMEAGLADFDIEAFYFLARAALVKDERHIDRFDQVFAAQFRGLSALADSAGMDVGHVPEAWLRKLAEKHLTPEEKALVESLGGFEKLMETLKKRLEEQQGRHQGGSKWIGTAGTSPFGGYGYNPEGVRIGQDSSRHRKAVKVWDSRDFRDFDDSREIGTRNIKVALKRLRRWVRQGAADELDLDGTIRSTAEHGYLSVQTRPERRNSVKLLMFFDVGGSMDDHVMIVEELFSAARAEFRHLEHFYFHNCLYESVWRDNRRRAERLLVADLLRSYGPDYRVIFVGDATMSPYEITHSGGSVEHWNKEPGALWMQRVTGHFRRVAWINPVAPSQWDFTQSVILLRHLLEQRMFPLTLQGLDQAMQTLAR from the coding sequence GTGTTCATCCCGTTTTTCCTGCGATTGAAGGAGGCCAAGGTTCCCGTCACGCTGCGGGAATATCTGGACCTCCTGGCGGGAATGGAAGCGGGCCTGGCCGATTTCGACATCGAAGCCTTCTATTTCCTGGCGCGTGCCGCCCTGGTGAAGGATGAGCGGCATATCGACCGGTTCGATCAGGTCTTTGCGGCACAGTTTCGCGGGCTTTCGGCGCTTGCCGATTCAGCCGGCATGGATGTCGGGCACGTGCCGGAGGCATGGCTGCGAAAATTGGCCGAAAAACACCTGACGCCGGAAGAGAAGGCGCTGGTGGAAAGCCTCGGCGGCTTCGAGAAGCTGATGGAGACCCTGAAGAAGAGGCTGGAGGAGCAGCAGGGCCGGCATCAGGGCGGGTCGAAATGGATCGGCACGGCCGGAACCTCTCCGTTCGGCGGCTATGGCTATAATCCCGAAGGCGTGCGGATCGGCCAGGACAGCTCCCGTCACCGGAAGGCCGTGAAGGTCTGGGACAGCCGCGACTTCCGCGATTTCGACGACAGCCGGGAGATCGGCACGCGCAATATCAAGGTGGCGCTGAAGCGCCTGCGCCGCTGGGTGCGGCAGGGCGCGGCCGACGAGCTGGATCTGGACGGCACCATCCGCTCGACTGCCGAGCACGGTTATCTGAGCGTGCAGACGCGGCCGGAACGGCGCAATTCGGTGAAGCTTCTGATGTTCTTCGATGTCGGCGGCTCAATGGACGACCATGTCATGATCGTGGAGGAGCTGTTTTCGGCGGCGCGCGCCGAGTTTCGGCATCTGGAGCATTTCTACTTCCACAACTGCCTTTACGAGAGCGTGTGGCGCGACAATCGGCGACGGGCCGAACGGCTTCTGGTTGCCGATCTCCTGCGCAGCTATGGCCCCGATTACCGGGTGATCTTCGTCGGCGATGCAACCATGAGCCCCTATGAGATCACCCATTCCGGGGGCTCTGTGGAACATTGGAACAAGGAACCGGGCGCCTTGTGGATGCAGCGCGTGACCGGCCATTTTCGTCGCGTGGCCTGGATCAATCCGGTGGCGCCGTCGCAATGGGATTTCACCCAGTCCGTTATTCTGCTGCGCCATTTGCTGGAGCAGCGCATGTTCCCGCTGACGCTGCAGGGTCTGGACCAGGCCATGCAGACGCTTGCGCGCTGA
- the metA gene encoding homoserine O-succinyltransferase, translating to MPIKIPDALPAFQTLVNEGVRVMTETVAVRQDIRPLQIGLLNLMPNKIKTEVQMARLVGASPLQVELSLVRIGGHKAKNTSEEHLLSFYETWDEVKDRKFDGFIITGAPVETLHYDDVTYWDEMRQIFDWTQTHVHSTLNVCWGAMAAIYHFHKVPKHELKEKAFGVYRHRNLCPSSIYLNGFSDDFQVPVSRWTEVRRADIEKVPGLEILMESEEMGVCLVHEKKCNRLYMFNHVEYDSTSLAEEYFRDVNAGIPIKMPHNYFPHNDATLPPQNRWRSHAHLLFGNWINEIYQTTPYELGQIGTL from the coding sequence ATGCCGATCAAGATTCCAGATGCACTTCCCGCCTTCCAGACTCTGGTGAACGAGGGCGTCCGGGTGATGACAGAAACAGTGGCGGTCCGGCAGGATATCCGGCCGCTGCAGATCGGCCTGCTCAATCTCATGCCGAACAAGATCAAGACCGAGGTGCAGATGGCGCGTCTGGTCGGGGCCTCGCCCCTGCAGGTGGAACTGTCGCTCGTGCGCATTGGCGGCCACAAGGCCAAGAACACGTCCGAGGAGCATCTTCTGTCCTTCTACGAGACCTGGGACGAGGTGAAGGACCGCAAGTTCGACGGCTTCATCATTACCGGAGCGCCGGTCGAAACCCTGCATTACGACGATGTGACCTATTGGGACGAGATGCGGCAGATTTTCGACTGGACGCAGACCCATGTGCATTCGACACTCAATGTCTGCTGGGGCGCGATGGCCGCCATCTATCACTTCCACAAGGTTCCCAAGCATGAGCTGAAGGAAAAGGCCTTCGGCGTCTATCGCCACCGCAATCTTTGCCCGTCATCCATCTATCTCAACGGTTTCTCGGATGATTTCCAGGTGCCGGTATCGCGCTGGACGGAGGTGCGCCGTGCCGATATCGAAAAGGTGCCGGGGCTGGAAATCCTGATGGAATCAGAAGAGATGGGCGTTTGCCTGGTGCATGAGAAGAAGTGCAACCGCCTCTATATGTTCAACCATGTCGAATACGACTCCACCTCGCTGGCGGAGGAATATTTCCGCGACGTCAATGCCGGCATTCCCATCAAGATGCCGCACAACTATTTTCCCCATAATGATGCGACGCTTCCGCCGCAGAATCGCTGGCGCAGCCATGCGCATCTTCTGTTCGGAAACTGGATCAACGAGATCTACCAGACGACGCCGTACGAGCTGGGGCAGATCGGAACGCTCTGA
- the thiB gene encoding thiamine ABC transporter substrate binding subunit — MRRWLAYSFTALTTLLGVLPARAEEPPVLTVYTYESFLADWGPGPKVKAAFERTCQCTVNFVGVADGVALLTRLKLEGAGGEADIALGLDTNLIQEAKDSGLFQPHGIEMAAVTIPGGFEDDSFVPYDYGYFAVVYDTQAIKTPPKSMKELVEGDPAQKLVIEDPRTSTPGLGLLLWIKSIYGDQADQAWAKLTDRILTVTPGWSEAYGLFTKGEAPMVLSYSTSPAYHMVEEKSDRYQAAPFAEGHYIQIEVSGMLKSARHPQLAKDFLAFTLSPEFQSIIPTTNWMMPVAATADPLPEAFSALIKPAKTFLMPPADVAGNRQAWIREWLTAMSRQ, encoded by the coding sequence ATGCGCAGATGGCTTGCCTATTCCTTCACAGCATTGACCACCCTTCTTGGCGTCCTGCCCGCGCGGGCGGAGGAGCCACCGGTTCTGACCGTCTATACCTATGAAAGCTTCCTGGCGGATTGGGGGCCTGGCCCGAAGGTCAAGGCCGCCTTCGAACGCACCTGCCAATGCACGGTCAATTTCGTCGGCGTGGCAGATGGCGTCGCGCTTCTGACGCGGCTGAAACTCGAAGGGGCCGGCGGCGAGGCGGATATCGCGCTCGGCCTCGATACCAACCTGATCCAGGAGGCGAAGGATAGCGGACTGTTTCAGCCGCACGGCATCGAGATGGCGGCTGTCACCATCCCGGGCGGCTTTGAGGACGACAGCTTCGTCCCGTATGATTACGGCTATTTCGCCGTGGTCTACGACACGCAGGCCATCAAGACGCCGCCCAAAAGCATGAAGGAACTGGTGGAGGGCGATCCGGCACAAAAACTGGTTATCGAGGATCCCCGCACCTCGACGCCTGGCCTGGGCCTGCTGCTATGGATAAAGTCGATCTATGGCGATCAGGCGGACCAGGCCTGGGCCAAGCTCACGGATCGCATTCTGACCGTGACGCCCGGCTGGTCGGAAGCCTATGGCCTCTTCACCAAGGGCGAGGCGCCGATGGTCCTCTCCTACAGCACCTCTCCCGCCTATCACATGGTGGAGGAGAAGTCGGACCGCTATCAGGCCGCGCCCTTTGCCGAAGGACACTATATTCAGATCGAAGTGTCGGGAATGCTGAAATCGGCAAGACATCCGCAACTGGCAAAGGATTTCCTGGCCTTCACGCTGTCTCCCGAATTCCAGTCCATCATTCCGACCACCAATTGGATGATGCCGGTTGCGGCGACCGCCGATCCGTTGCCTGAGGCTTTTTCCGCGCTGATCAAGCCGGCGAAGACATTTCTGATGCCGCCGGCAGACGTGGCTGGGAACCGACAGGCCTGGATCCGTGAATGGCTGACGGCCATGAGCAGGCAATAG
- the thiP gene encoding thiamine/thiamine pyrophosphate ABC transporter permease has translation MLTEAQFKRGLTAGAASLALIGIFVTLPTASLLLAVPGTGTGAGAIFDAYTLEILRFTLLQAILSTLLSVGLAVPVAISLARRPRFVSRTVILRLMAVPMGLPALIGALGLIGIFGRQGLVNDALAALGLQQPISLYGLGGILLAHVFFNLPLAARLLLTAIERLPAEYWRLSASLGMSPWSVLRFIEAPALLRVIPGVASLVFMLCATSFTLVLVLGGGPAATTLEVAIYQALRFDFDPPRAVSLALLQILLTGLILCLLFWLAPKASTGASEGRAIRRFDAQGRAAVIVDATVIALATLFLVLPLLSILVAGLRADLARLLTLPEVWQAGKTSLSIAVTAAFLSLGLASGIILSRSVVQTRRRPSRALGAFSALLAVLSSLVLLVPPVVLGTGWFLLLRPVVNLTAAAPFLIAAINALMALPFVMRVLEPAVEAHLARTRRLSASLAIHGWSRFRRVDWPILKRPIFMALSFAMALSLGDLGAVALFGSHDLVTLPWLIYSRLGSYRTHDADGLALILGIVCLILTLLGTAGNKDDRP, from the coding sequence ATGCTGACAGAGGCGCAATTCAAGCGCGGCCTCACCGCCGGCGCGGCAAGCCTTGCGCTGATCGGCATCTTCGTCACCTTGCCGACGGCATCGCTGCTCCTGGCCGTTCCCGGCACCGGCACCGGGGCCGGCGCGATCTTCGACGCCTATACGCTGGAGATCCTGCGCTTCACCCTGCTGCAGGCTATCCTGTCGACGCTTCTTTCGGTGGGTCTTGCGGTTCCGGTCGCCATCTCTCTCGCCAGACGACCGCGTTTCGTGAGCCGCACCGTCATCCTCCGTTTGATGGCTGTGCCTATGGGGCTGCCGGCCCTGATCGGCGCCTTGGGACTGATCGGCATTTTTGGTAGGCAGGGGCTGGTCAACGATGCTCTGGCGGCGTTAGGGCTTCAGCAGCCGATCAGCCTCTACGGGCTTGGGGGCATCCTGCTTGCGCATGTCTTCTTCAACCTGCCGCTTGCCGCGCGGCTCCTGCTGACCGCCATCGAGCGCCTGCCGGCGGAATATTGGCGGCTATCCGCCAGCCTTGGCATGAGCCCCTGGTCTGTGCTGCGCTTTATCGAAGCGCCCGCTTTACTGCGCGTCATTCCGGGTGTCGCGAGCCTTGTCTTCATGCTCTGCGCCACCAGCTTCACCCTCGTCCTGGTGCTTGGCGGCGGACCTGCCGCCACGACGCTCGAGGTGGCGATCTACCAGGCGCTGCGTTTCGACTTCGATCCGCCGCGCGCCGTATCGCTGGCCCTGCTGCAGATCCTTCTGACGGGCCTCATCCTCTGCCTGCTCTTCTGGCTTGCCCCGAAGGCCTCCACCGGTGCCAGCGAGGGGCGTGCCATTCGCCGCTTCGATGCGCAAGGCCGGGCGGCCGTAATCGTCGATGCAACGGTGATTGCCCTTGCGACGCTCTTCCTCGTGCTGCCGCTCCTGTCGATCCTGGTCGCCGGCCTGCGTGCCGATCTCGCGCGGCTTCTGACCCTTCCGGAGGTCTGGCAGGCAGGCAAAACCAGCCTGTCGATCGCAGTCACGGCCGCCTTTCTGTCGCTGGGTCTGGCGAGCGGTATCATTCTCTCACGCTCGGTCGTGCAAACACGCCGGCGGCCCAGCCGGGCGCTCGGCGCCTTTTCAGCGCTGCTGGCCGTCCTGTCATCGCTGGTCCTGCTGGTCCCGCCCGTCGTCCTTGGGACCGGCTGGTTCCTCCTCCTCCGCCCCGTCGTGAACCTTACGGCCGCCGCACCCTTTCTTATCGCCGCAATCAATGCGCTGATGGCACTGCCCTTCGTCATGCGCGTGCTGGAGCCGGCGGTCGAAGCGCATCTCGCGCGCACGCGGCGGCTCAGCGCAAGCCTTGCCATCCATGGCTGGAGCAGGTTTCGCCGCGTCGACTGGCCGATCCTGAAGCGACCCATCTTCATGGCGCTCTCCTTTGCCATGGCCCTGTCGCTCGGCGATCTCGGTGCCGTCGCCCTGTTCGGCTCGCATGACCTTGTGACCCTGCCCTGGCTGATCTACAGCAGGCTTGGAAGCTATCGAACCCATGATGCCGACGGGCTGGCGCTGATCCTTGGCATTGTGTGCCTGATCCTGACCCTGCTTGGCACGGCGGGCAACAAGGACGACCGCCCATGA
- a CDS encoding MoxR family ATPase, whose translation MQFTGTADYIADKDLMVAVNAAIRLERPLLVKGEPGTGKTELARQVAAALGIEMIEWTIKSTTKAQQGLYEYDAVSRLRDSQLGDPRVNEVSNYIRRGKLWQAFSSDAKVVLLIDEIDKADIEFPNDLLQELDRMEFHVYETGETVRAKVRPIVIITSNNEKELPDAFLRRCFFHYIRFPDADTLSRIVEVHYPGIKQRLVSAALTQFYEIREMPGLKKKPSTSEALDWIRLLVSDDVDPEDLRADVKTALPKLHGALLKNEQDVHLFERMAFMARRER comes from the coding sequence ATGCAGTTTACAGGCACCGCCGATTACATTGCCGACAAGGACCTGATGGTGGCGGTCAATGCCGCGATCCGGCTGGAGCGCCCGCTGCTGGTCAAAGGCGAGCCTGGAACCGGCAAGACGGAACTGGCACGGCAGGTGGCGGCGGCGCTCGGCATCGAGATGATCGAATGGACCATCAAATCCACTACCAAGGCGCAGCAGGGGCTTTATGAATATGATGCTGTTTCCCGCCTGCGCGACAGCCAGCTCGGCGATCCGCGCGTCAACGAGGTTTCCAATTATATCCGCCGCGGCAAGCTGTGGCAGGCCTTTTCCTCCGACGCCAAGGTCGTGCTGCTGATCGACGAGATCGACAAGGCGGATATCGAATTCCCGAACGACCTGCTTCAGGAACTCGACCGCATGGAATTTCACGTCTACGAAACGGGGGAGACGGTGCGGGCGAAGGTTCGCCCTATCGTCATCATCACCTCCAACAATGAAAAGGAGCTGCCGGATGCCTTTTTGCGCCGCTGCTTCTTTCATTATATCCGCTTCCCGGATGCCGACACGCTGTCGCGCATCGTCGAGGTCCACTATCCGGGCATCAAGCAGCGTCTGGTCAGCGCCGCACTGACACAGTTCTACGAGATCCGCGAGATGCCGGGGCTGAAGAAGAAACCGTCCACCTCCGAGGCGCTGGACTGGATCCGGCTCCTGGTCTCCGATGACGTCGATCCGGAGGATCTGCGTGCCGATGTGAAGACGGCGCTGCCGAAGCTGCATGGCGCGCTTCTGAAGAACGAGCAGGACGTACACCTTTTTGAACGCATGGCCTTCATGGCCAGACGGGAGCGGTGA
- a CDS encoding NUDIX domain-containing protein translates to MVDAVKVLIFATWQDRLLVFDEPDFPDVPLQVPGGTVESGEDLAFAAAREFFEETGLTPESELKPLFSHDYGFVLDGQRLVHRRHFFHLRLSGLYEESWLHVEETPFGGGDPVQFRLRWIHLA, encoded by the coding sequence ATGGTGGACGCCGTCAAGGTGCTGATATTTGCCACCTGGCAAGACCGGCTTCTGGTGTTCGACGAGCCGGATTTTCCGGATGTGCCGCTGCAGGTTCCCGGCGGCACGGTGGAGAGTGGCGAAGATCTGGCGTTCGCGGCCGCACGGGAATTCTTCGAGGAGACCGGGCTTACGCCGGAATCCGAGCTCAAGCCGCTGTTCAGCCACGACTACGGTTTCGTGCTGGATGGGCAGAGGCTGGTCCATCGCCGCCACTTCTTCCATCTGCGCCTGTCCGGCCTGTATGAAGAGAGCTGGTTGCACGTCGAGGAAACCCCATTTGGCGGCGGCGATCCTGTCCAGTTCCGGTTGCGCTGGATCCATCTTGCCTAG
- a CDS encoding response regulator: MSANVMSRRLEETARDQRVLIVEDEFLIALDVADIIEGMGLTVAGLATGRDKALALAAEADVALVDVNLADGATGPAIARELAERYGITVIFMTANPEQLRGRADCSLGVLTKPVMPQVIEECIDYALANRNGWAAVVPNGLKVFSHTHH; the protein is encoded by the coding sequence ATGTCGGCAAATGTTATGAGTCGTCGGCTGGAAGAGACAGCTAGGGATCAGCGGGTCCTCATCGTTGAGGACGAGTTCCTGATCGCGCTGGATGTCGCCGATATTATCGAAGGCATGGGCCTGACCGTCGCCGGACTTGCCACGGGCCGGGACAAGGCACTTGCTCTGGCGGCAGAAGCCGATGTCGCGCTGGTGGATGTCAATCTCGCCGACGGCGCGACGGGACCGGCGATCGCACGCGAACTTGCCGAGCGTTACGGCATCACCGTGATCTTCATGACGGCCAATCCGGAGCAGCTTCGCGGTCGCGCCGATTGCTCGCTGGGCGTCTTGACCAAGCCCGTCATGCCGCAGGTGATCGAGGAATGCATCGATTACGCGCTGGCGAACCGCAATGGTTGGGCCGCGGTTGTTCCCAACGGCCTGAAGGTGTTTTCCCACACCCATCACTGA
- a CDS encoding ABC-F family ATP-binding cassette domain-containing protein, protein MAPPILKLDDIRLSFGGTPLLDGANLQVEPGDRICLVGRNGSGKSTLMKIAAGMVEAQSGEVFRHPSATIRYLEQAPDFAGFTTVQTYAEAGLGPGDDPYRVTYLLEHLGLTGEEDPHQLSGGEARRAALARVMAPEPDILMLDEPTNHLDLPTIEWLEGELQKTRSALVLISHDRRFLERVSTAVVWLDRGTSRRMDRSFAHFEAWRDEVLEAEELEQHKLGRQIEREEHWLRYGVTARRKRNMRRLGELQSLRSQYRGHRGPQGTIQAAMTEGKESGKLVIEADQITKRYGDRQIVSPFSIRVHRGDCIGLVGPNGAGKTTLLKMLTGQLAPDSGVIKLGTNLDIATLDQKREDLNLDDSLSHYLTDGRGETLLVNGEQRHVAGYMKDFLFQPEQMRTPIKNLSGGERARLILARIMAKPSNLLILDEPTNDLDIETLDLLQEIVSGYNGTVILVSHDRDFLDRTVTSTIAPADPDMPDGRWIEYAGGYTDMMAQRKGALDERRKAEKAKADGSATAAVQAPKAKAKLSYKQKFALETLPKEMEKVEAEIAAREAKMADPTLFTKDPAAFHRIAGELEGLRTRLAKMEEEWLELEMLREELEG, encoded by the coding sequence ATGGCACCTCCTATCCTGAAACTTGACGATATCCGCCTGAGTTTCGGCGGTACTCCGCTGCTCGACGGCGCCAACCTGCAGGTGGAGCCCGGTGACCGGATCTGCCTTGTCGGCCGCAACGGCTCCGGCAAATCGACGCTGATGAAGATCGCCGCCGGCATGGTGGAGGCGCAATCCGGAGAGGTTTTCCGTCATCCGTCCGCCACCATCCGTTACCTGGAACAGGCGCCGGATTTTGCCGGCTTCACCACCGTCCAGACCTATGCCGAAGCGGGTCTCGGTCCAGGCGACGATCCCTACCGGGTCACATACCTGCTGGAGCACCTGGGACTGACGGGCGAAGAGGATCCCCACCAGCTCTCCGGCGGCGAGGCACGGCGCGCCGCGCTTGCCCGCGTCATGGCGCCCGAGCCGGATATCCTGATGCTGGACGAGCCGACGAACCATCTCGACCTTCCGACCATCGAATGGCTTGAAGGCGAGCTGCAAAAGACGCGCAGCGCGCTCGTTCTGATCTCGCACGACCGGCGATTTCTCGAACGGGTATCGACGGCCGTCGTCTGGTTGGACCGCGGCACATCGCGGCGCATGGACCGCAGCTTTGCCCATTTCGAGGCCTGGCGCGACGAGGTGCTGGAGGCCGAGGAGCTGGAGCAGCACAAGCTGGGGCGCCAGATCGAGCGGGAGGAGCATTGGCTGCGCTACGGCGTGACCGCCAGGCGCAAGCGCAATATGCGTCGCCTCGGCGAGTTGCAATCGCTGCGCTCGCAATATCGCGGCCATCGCGGCCCGCAGGGCACAATTCAGGCTGCCATGACCGAAGGCAAGGAAAGCGGCAAGCTGGTGATCGAGGCGGATCAGATCACCAAGCGCTATGGCGATCGCCAGATCGTTTCCCCCTTCTCGATCCGGGTGCACCGGGGCGATTGCATCGGCCTCGTGGGACCGAACGGCGCCGGCAAGACGACGCTCTTGAAAATGCTGACGGGCCAGCTCGCACCCGATTCGGGCGTGATCAAGCTCGGCACCAATCTGGACATCGCCACTTTGGACCAGAAGCGCGAGGACCTGAATCTGGACGACAGCCTCAGCCATTATCTGACCGACGGGCGCGGCGAGACCCTCCTGGTCAACGGCGAACAGCGACATGTGGCGGGCTATATGAAAGATTTCCTGTTCCAGCCGGAACAGATGCGCACGCCGATCAAGAACCTGTCCGGCGGCGAGCGCGCCCGGCTGATCCTGGCGCGGATCATGGCCAAGCCTTCCAACCTCTTGATCCTTGACGAGCCGACCAACGACCTGGACATCGAGACGCTGGATCTGCTGCAGGAAATCGTATCGGGCTATAATGGCACCGTCATCCTCGTCAGCCATGACCGCGATTTCCTTGACCGTACCGTGACCTCCACCATTGCGCCGGCCGATCCGGACATGCCCGACGGCCGCTGGATCGAATATGCCGGCGGCTACACGGACATGATGGCGCAGCGCAAAGGAGCGCTGGACGAGAGGCGCAAGGCGGAGAAGGCCAAGGCAGACGGCTCCGCCACTGCCGCCGTGCAAGCGCCGAAGGCAAAGGCCAAGCTGTCCTACAAGCAGAAATTCGCGCTGGAAACCCTGCCGAAGGAGATGGAGAAGGTCGAAGCCGAGATTGCCGCGCGCGAGGCGAAAATGGCTGATCCGACCCTCTTTACCAAGGACCCGGCGGCCTTCCATCGCATTGCCGGCGAGCTGGAAGGCCTGCGCACCCGCCTGGCAAAGATGGAGGAAGAATGGCTGGAATTGGAGATGCTGCGCGAGGAACTTGAGGGCTAA